In Sphingomonas sp. Leaf357, a single genomic region encodes these proteins:
- a CDS encoding GDSL-type esterase/lipase family protein produces the protein MSACPLLLAAALIAAPAFAQDGAPVGIVADPCVGAPVRPASMLDYFRSLLAGKPVPPPAADMAAYKAAQDAMKGRDWADLCHYRAENRKVAKLAPSGRRVVYMGDSITEAWGLADPEFFSAGRINRGISGQTTAQMLLRFQGDVIALQPAMVHIMAGTNDIAGNTGPQTFGDVQNNIVAMVTLAKANHIRVVLASVPPALKFPWRPALAPEPQVRAMNAWLKDYAAKVGATYVDYHALLATPEGAMQPAMTLDGVHPNAKGYAAIRALSASVTAE, from the coding sequence ATGAGTGCCTGCCCGCTGCTTCTCGCCGCGGCCCTGATCGCCGCGCCGGCCTTCGCGCAGGACGGGGCACCGGTCGGCATCGTCGCCGATCCGTGCGTCGGCGCGCCGGTCAGGCCTGCCTCCATGCTCGACTATTTTCGCTCGCTGCTGGCGGGGAAGCCGGTGCCGCCGCCGGCCGCCGACATGGCCGCATACAAAGCGGCGCAAGACGCGATGAAGGGGCGGGACTGGGCCGATCTGTGCCATTACCGGGCGGAAAATCGGAAGGTGGCGAAGTTGGCGCCGTCGGGGCGTCGCGTCGTGTATATGGGGGACTCGATCACCGAGGCGTGGGGGCTGGCCGATCCCGAATTCTTCAGCGCCGGGCGGATCAACCGCGGGATCAGCGGGCAGACGACCGCGCAAATGTTGCTGCGATTTCAAGGAGATGTGATCGCGCTGCAGCCGGCGATGGTGCATATCATGGCCGGGACCAACGACATTGCCGGGAATACCGGGCCGCAGACATTCGGCGATGTGCAGAACAACATCGTCGCGATGGTGACGTTGGCGAAGGCGAACCATATCCGCGTGGTGCTCGCCTCCGTACCGCCGGCGTTGAAATTCCCGTGGCGGCCGGCGCTGGCCCCGGAGCCGCAGGTGCGGGCGATGAATGCGTGGCTGAAGGATTATGCGGCCAAGGTCGGCGCGACCTATGTCGATTATCACGCGCTGTTGGCGACGCCGGAGGGCGCGATGCAGCCGGCGATGACGCTGGACGGGGTGCATCCGAACGCCAAGGGTTATGCCGCGATCCGAGCGTTGAGCGCGTCGGTCACGGCCGAATAG
- a CDS encoding DUF2271 domain-containing protein gives MRASNLVLLSGVLAGPAMAGTITVTIPAQKVAEYHRPYVAIWLEPAGGGTARTIALWYETKKTGKEAGTKYLADLRAWWRKGGRSMTVPADGISGATRAPGQYSVKLPDNIKPGQYVLNVEAARETGGRELITLPLTVPNPAARGSGKAELGAVTVSAR, from the coding sequence ATGCGCGCATCGAATCTGGTTCTGTTGAGCGGCGTCCTCGCCGGCCCGGCGATGGCGGGCACGATCACCGTCACCATTCCGGCGCAGAAGGTCGCCGAATATCACCGGCCATACGTGGCGATCTGGCTCGAGCCCGCCGGCGGCGGCACGGCGCGCACGATCGCCCTGTGGTACGAGACCAAGAAGACCGGCAAGGAGGCCGGCACCAAATATCTCGCCGATCTGCGTGCCTGGTGGCGCAAGGGCGGACGATCGATGACGGTGCCGGCCGACGGCATCAGCGGCGCGACGCGCGCGCCCGGCCAGTACAGCGTGAAGCTGCCCGACAATATCAAGCCCGGCCAATACGTGCTGAACGTCGAGGCCGCGCGCGAGACGGGGGGGCGCGAACTCATCACCCTGCCGCTCACCGTCCCCAACCCCGCCGCGCGCGGCTCCGGCAAGGCCGAGCTTGGCGCCGTCACCGTTTCCGCCCGCTAA
- a CDS encoding FAD:protein FMN transferase yields the protein MPIASETIAPRIALPATISPAAFDGLDPTTTITNLGGEAMGTCWNVRAILPPGVTAASVDAAIVARLDKIVAEMSHWSPTSLLSRFNRSAGGRWATLPPDFAHVISEGLAIAKATSGAFDPAIGWLVDLHGFGPEPADRAPTAAEIAAARESSGWHRLTFTPADRRLHQPGGLSLDLSGIAKGHAVDAVADLLGTLGIVHALVEIGGELVGRGVRPDGQPWWVDLETPPGQTLAPMRIALHGLAVATSGDYRRGSHTIDPRTGWPTANGVVSASVIHISALAADAWATALTVLGARDGMALAGERGLAARILTLGEGGILEHISPALIAMLTEN from the coding sequence ATGCCGATCGCCTCTGAAACCATTGCGCCGAGGATCGCCCTGCCCGCGACGATCTCCCCGGCGGCATTCGACGGCCTCGATCCGACCACCACGATCACCAATCTCGGCGGCGAGGCGATGGGAACGTGCTGGAACGTCCGGGCCATCCTGCCGCCGGGGGTAACGGCCGCCAGTGTCGACGCCGCGATCGTCGCCCGGCTCGACAAAATCGTTGCCGAGATGAGCCATTGGTCGCCGACCTCATTGCTGTCGCGCTTCAACCGTTCGGCCGGCGGACGCTGGGCGACGCTCCCGCCCGATTTCGCGCACGTCATATCCGAAGGGCTGGCGATCGCGAAGGCCACTAGCGGCGCCTTCGATCCCGCGATCGGTTGGCTGGTCGACCTGCACGGCTTCGGCCCCGAACCTGCCGATCGCGCCCCGACTGCCGCTGAGATAGCTGCCGCACGTGAGTCATCCGGCTGGCACCGGCTGACCTTCACGCCCGCCGACCGCCGCCTGCACCAGCCCGGCGGCCTGTCGCTCGATCTGTCGGGCATCGCCAAGGGCCATGCGGTGGACGCGGTCGCCGATCTGCTCGGCACATTGGGCATCGTGCATGCACTGGTCGAGATCGGCGGCGAACTGGTCGGGCGCGGCGTGCGTCCCGACGGTCAGCCATGGTGGGTCGATCTCGAAACCCCGCCCGGCCAGACCCTCGCGCCGATGCGGATCGCACTGCACGGTCTCGCGGTGGCGACCTCGGGCGATTACCGGCGCGGCAGCCACACGATCGATCCGCGCACCGGCTGGCCCACCGCCAACGGCGTGGTGTCGGCGAGCGTCATCCATATCTCCGCGCTTGCCGCCGACGCCTGGGCGACGGCGCTCACGGTGCTGGGGGCTCGGGATGGGATGGCGCTGGCGGGCGAGCGGGGACTTGCGGCGCGGATCCTGACCCTGGGCGAGGGGGGAATTCTAGAGCACATATCTCCGGCGCTGATTGCGATGCTCACCGAAAACTGA
- a CDS encoding aldo/keto reductase, whose translation MQTRVLGRNGLEVSAIGFGCMGLDFAYGQALGRDQSIALIRQAVERGETFFDTAEAYGPYTNEEIVGEALTPVRDQVTIATKFGFDIVDGKNVGTDSRPDHIRAVADASLKRLGVETIDLFYQHRVDPNVPIEDVAGAVKDLIAAGKVRHFGMSEAGAQTLRRAHAVQPVSATQNEFSLWTRDVESNGILDTCEELGIALVAFSPLGRGFLTGAMSKDTRFGEGDFRKTLPRFTPEAMETNQALIDLLKRIAGDKGATPAQVALAWLLAQRPWIVPIPGTTKLHRFEENIAAADLVLSEADLGGIAHALSDIDVEGARYPEQLMASVGR comes from the coding sequence ATGCAAACGCGCGTATTGGGCAGGAACGGGCTGGAGGTTTCGGCGATCGGCTTCGGCTGCATGGGGCTCGATTTCGCGTACGGCCAGGCGCTCGGCCGCGACCAGAGCATCGCGCTGATCCGCCAGGCGGTGGAGCGCGGCGAGACGTTCTTCGACACCGCCGAGGCTTACGGGCCGTACACCAACGAGGAAATCGTCGGCGAGGCGCTGACACCGGTGCGAGATCAAGTGACGATCGCGACCAAGTTCGGCTTCGACATCGTCGATGGCAAGAATGTCGGCACCGACAGCCGGCCCGACCATATCCGGGCGGTGGCCGATGCCTCGCTCAAGCGGCTCGGCGTGGAGACGATCGACCTGTTCTATCAGCACCGAGTCGATCCGAACGTGCCGATCGAGGATGTCGCCGGCGCCGTCAAGGATCTGATCGCGGCGGGCAAGGTGCGCCATTTCGGCATGTCCGAAGCCGGCGCGCAGACCTTGCGCCGGGCGCATGCGGTGCAGCCGGTGAGCGCGACGCAGAACGAATTTTCGCTGTGGACGCGCGACGTGGAAAGCAACGGTATCCTCGACACGTGCGAGGAACTCGGCATCGCCCTGGTCGCGTTCAGCCCGCTCGGTCGTGGCTTCCTGACCGGCGCGATGAGCAAGGACACGCGGTTCGGCGAGGGCGATTTCCGCAAGACGCTGCCGCGCTTCACGCCGGAGGCGATGGAGACAAATCAGGCGCTGATCGACTTGCTCAAGCGGATCGCGGGCGACAAGGGCGCGACGCCGGCGCAGGTCGCGCTGGCCTGGCTCCTGGCGCAGAGGCCGTGGATCGTGCCGATCCCGGGCACGACCAAGCTGCATCGCTTCGAGGAGAATATCGCTGCGGCCGACCTCGTACTGAGCGAGGCCGATCTGGGCGGGATCGCCCACGCTCTGTCCGACATCGACGTCGAGGGGGCGCGCTATCCCGAGCAGTTGATGGCCTCGGTAGGGCGATAA
- a CDS encoding TetR/AcrR family transcriptional regulator, translating to MTKIAEKPRRTKAEQRAESLEQILDAAEYLFSEGGLHGVTLKDVAKRVGVHTSLLHYYFDDKKALFDAVIARRAPITTERRMAALAAYEQECGGKPTVEGALHAYLDTDLDLYSQSDDGWRRYGALGALISNTPEWGAELMDTHFDVVVLRLIGLLKLALPECAEEDLFWGYHFVTGALMLTLARTGRIDKLSHGLCRSDDFAAVKARMANFMAAGFIATCAARAAERDKAA from the coding sequence ATGACGAAGATTGCGGAGAAACCCCGGCGGACCAAGGCCGAGCAGCGCGCCGAGAGTCTCGAACAGATTCTGGATGCCGCGGAATATCTGTTTTCCGAAGGCGGGCTGCACGGCGTGACATTGAAGGACGTGGCCAAGCGCGTCGGCGTCCACACCTCGCTGCTGCATTATTATTTCGACGACAAGAAGGCGCTGTTCGATGCGGTGATCGCGCGCCGCGCGCCGATCACGACCGAACGTCGGATGGCCGCGCTCGCCGCCTATGAGCAGGAATGCGGCGGCAAGCCGACGGTCGAGGGCGCGCTGCACGCCTATCTCGACACCGATCTCGATCTCTACAGCCAGTCCGACGATGGCTGGCGGCGGTATGGCGCGCTCGGTGCGTTGATCAGCAACACGCCGGAATGGGGCGCGGAACTGATGGATACGCATTTCGACGTGGTCGTGCTGCGACTGATCGGTTTGCTCAAGCTGGCGCTGCCCGAGTGCGCGGAGGAAGACCTGTTCTGGGGCTATCATTTCGTCACCGGCGCGCTGATGCTGACGCTGGCGCGAACCGGGCGGATCGACAAATTGTCGCACGGCCTGTGCCGGTCGGACGATTTCGCCGCGGTGAAGGCGCGAATGGCGAACTTCATGGCGGCCGGCTTCATCGCGACCTGTGCCGCCCGCGCGGCCGAGCGCGACAAGGCGGCATGA
- a CDS encoding reverse transcriptase-like protein, whose protein sequence is MRTKIFFDGGCRPNPGAMEIAVVIAGQAHVVPDLGFGTSMDAEWLALIHAVRLAQHHGLTDFVLLGDAAAVIGQANGTVKCRGVGRTHMPAFRALAETPPRVRYIKRTQNLAGIALDRLHDR, encoded by the coding sequence ATGCGCACCAAGATCTTCTTCGACGGCGGCTGCCGCCCCAATCCCGGCGCGATGGAGATCGCGGTCGTCATTGCCGGGCAGGCGCACGTCGTTCCCGACCTCGGCTTCGGCACGAGCATGGACGCCGAATGGCTCGCGCTGATCCACGCCGTGCGCCTCGCGCAGCATCACGGACTGACCGATTTCGTCCTGCTCGGCGATGCCGCCGCCGTGATCGGGCAGGCCAATGGCACGGTCAAATGTCGCGGCGTCGGCCGTACCCACATGCCGGCATTCCGCGCGCTCGCCGAAACCCCGCCGCGCGTCCGCTACATCAAGCGCACGCAGAACCTCGCCGGGATCGCGCTCGACCGCCTGCACGACCGCTGA
- a CDS encoding DUF4198 domain-containing protein codes for MKRFTAHLLAAAALVSVPAMLSAHRMWMLPSGTVFSGPDAWVTIDAAVSNDLFFADHQPLRLDGVKVWQPDGSEGKLQNASTGRYRSVFDIELDKPGTWKVGTAMSNVMGSFTVDGVEKRVGGRGGPPRPGMPALLTIADIPANATNVKIAEVSMRNEVFLTSGEPTTKVFATTGKGLEFAPVTHPDELVAGETAKFRFLIDGKPAAGLKVTVIPGGKRYRNAEGAMDLTTGADGILSVKWPTAGMYWLNATATDARTTTPRATERRMSYITTLEVLTP; via the coding sequence ATGAAGCGCTTCACCGCCCACCTGCTCGCCGCCGCCGCCTTGGTCTCGGTGCCCGCGATGCTCTCCGCCCACCGCATGTGGATGCTGCCCTCGGGCACGGTCTTCTCCGGCCCCGACGCCTGGGTGACGATCGACGCCGCCGTGTCGAACGACCTGTTTTTCGCCGATCACCAGCCGCTTCGGCTCGACGGCGTGAAGGTGTGGCAGCCCGATGGCAGCGAGGGCAAATTGCAGAACGCATCGACCGGTCGCTACCGGTCGGTGTTCGATATCGAACTCGACAAGCCCGGCACGTGGAAGGTCGGCACGGCGATGTCGAACGTGATGGGCAGCTTCACGGTGGACGGCGTGGAGAAGCGCGTCGGCGGTCGTGGCGGCCCGCCGCGCCCCGGCATGCCCGCCCTGCTGACCATCGCCGACATCCCCGCCAACGCCACCAACGTGAAGATCGCAGAAGTGTCGATGCGCAACGAAGTGTTCCTCACCTCGGGCGAACCGACCACGAAAGTGTTCGCGACGACCGGCAAGGGCCTGGAATTCGCGCCCGTCACCCACCCCGACGAACTCGTCGCGGGCGAAACGGCGAAGTTCAGGTTCCTGATCGACGGCAAGCCCGCCGCCGGCCTGAAGGTGACGGTGATCCCCGGCGGCAAGCGCTATCGCAACGCCGAGGGCGCGATGGACCTGACCACCGGCGCGGACGGCATACTGAGCGTAAAATGGCCGACCGCCGGCATGTACTGGCTCAACGCCACCGCCACCGACGCCAGGACCACCACCCCGCGCGCCACCGAGCGGCGCATGAGCTATATCACGACGCTGGAAGTGCTGACGCCGTGA
- a CDS encoding MFS transporter has translation MATNASSSQIEHDARAINTHGDHQVHPGEIAIGVIIGRTSEFFDFFVYAIASVLVFPQIVFPYLDRLTGTLWSFAIFALAFVARPIGSLIFMGVDRNYGRGIKLTIALFLLGTSTVAVAFLPGYAQVGALSAAILCVLRIGQGIALGGAWDGLASLLALNAPEKHRGWYAMIPQLGAPLGLIVASGLFAYFLANLSSTDFLDWGWRYPFFVAFALNVVALFARLRMVVAPEYDTLFRNQELRASRVTATIRSDGWKIVVGAFAPLASFALFHMVTVFPLSWVVLFTAETAPRFLMVEIVGATVGLLAIVSSGLLADRYGRRSVLGVSAAAIAVYSGFAPQLLDTGEVGAAAFMIIGFALLGLSFGQSSGAVASSFSTESRYTGSALVSDLAWLFGAGFAPLVALLLATRLGLLAAGLYLLSGAIGTLVALGVNKNLAGR, from the coding sequence ATGGCCACCAACGCATCCTCGAGCCAGATCGAGCACGATGCCCGCGCGATCAACACGCACGGCGATCACCAGGTGCATCCCGGCGAGATCGCGATCGGGGTGATCATCGGGCGCACGTCTGAATTCTTCGACTTCTTCGTCTATGCCATCGCCTCGGTATTGGTCTTCCCGCAGATCGTGTTTCCCTATCTTGATCGCCTGACCGGCACCTTGTGGTCGTTCGCGATCTTCGCGCTGGCGTTCGTGGCGCGGCCGATCGGGTCGCTGATCTTCATGGGCGTGGATCGCAATTACGGGCGCGGCATCAAGCTGACGATCGCGTTGTTCCTGCTCGGCACCTCGACCGTCGCGGTCGCGTTCCTGCCCGGCTACGCCCAGGTCGGCGCGCTGTCGGCGGCGATCCTGTGCGTCCTCCGTATCGGCCAGGGCATCGCGCTGGGCGGCGCGTGGGACGGGCTCGCCTCGCTGCTCGCGCTGAACGCGCCTGAAAAACATCGCGGCTGGTACGCGATGATCCCGCAACTCGGCGCGCCGCTCGGCCTGATCGTGGCGAGCGGGCTGTTCGCCTATTTCCTCGCCAACCTGTCGTCGACGGATTTCCTCGACTGGGGTTGGCGCTATCCGTTCTTCGTCGCCTTCGCGCTCAACGTCGTCGCCTTGTTCGCGCGGCTGCGCATGGTCGTCGCGCCGGAATACGACACCTTGTTCCGCAACCAGGAATTGCGCGCCTCGCGCGTCACCGCGACGATCCGGTCGGACGGCTGGAAGATCGTCGTCGGCGCGTTCGCCCCGCTCGCCAGCTTCGCCCTGTTCCACATGGTCACGGTGTTCCCGCTGTCCTGGGTGGTGCTGTTCACCGCCGAGACCGCGCCGCGCTTCCTGATGGTCGAGATCGTCGGCGCGACCGTCGGGCTGCTGGCGATCGTCAGTTCGGGCCTGCTCGCCGATCGCTACGGCCGGCGCTCGGTGCTCGGCGTCTCGGCGGCGGCGATCGCGGTGTATAGCGGCTTCGCCCCGCAATTGCTCGACACCGGCGAGGTCGGCGCGGCGGCGTTCATGATCATCGGCTTCGCCCTGCTCGGCCTGTCGTTCGGGCAATCCTCGGGCGCGGTCGCCTCCAGCTTCTCGACCGAATCGCGCTATACCGGCTCGGCGCTCGTATCCGATCTGGCGTGGCTGTTCGGCGCGGGCTTCGCGCCGCTGGTCGCGTTGCTGCTCGCGACCCGGCTCGGGCTGCTCGCGGCCGGGCTGTACCTGCTGTCGGGCGCGATCGGCACCCTGGTGGCGCTGGGCGTGAACAAGAACCTCGCCGGCCGCTAA
- a CDS encoding LysR family transcriptional regulator yields the protein MQREDLVDLNAFMAVAEARSFTRAAARLGTSQSALSHTVRRLETRLGVRLLTRTTRSVAPTIAGERLLATLGPAFDSIGAELMSLGDLRDRPTGTIRITTSEHAATTILWPALERFLPAYPDVQVELSIDSSLTDIVTDRFDAGVRLGEALARDMVAARIGPDMTMAVVGSPDYFARHPAPLTPQDLAAHNCINLRMLSSGGLYAWELEQGDRELRVRVEGQFACNNSTMIVRAAASGLGLGFVMESAVSEHLRDGRLVRVLQEWCPSFPGYHLYYPSRRQPSAAFSLLVEALRYRD from the coding sequence ATGCAACGCGAAGACCTGGTCGACCTGAACGCCTTCATGGCCGTGGCGGAGGCGCGCAGCTTCACGCGGGCGGCGGCGCGGCTGGGCACGTCGCAATCGGCGCTGAGCCATACGGTGCGGCGGCTGGAGACCCGGCTCGGCGTGCGGTTGCTGACGCGCACGACGCGCAGCGTCGCGCCGACCATCGCGGGCGAGCGGTTGCTGGCGACGCTGGGGCCGGCGTTCGACAGTATCGGGGCGGAACTGATGTCGCTCGGCGATCTGCGCGATCGGCCGACCGGCACGATCCGTATCACCACGTCCGAACATGCCGCGACGACGATCCTGTGGCCGGCGCTCGAACGCTTCCTGCCGGCCTATCCCGACGTGCAGGTCGAACTGAGTATCGATTCCAGCCTGACCGATATCGTGACCGACCGTTTCGATGCTGGGGTGCGGCTGGGCGAGGCGCTGGCGCGGGACATGGTCGCGGCGCGGATCGGCCCGGACATGACGATGGCGGTGGTCGGGTCGCCGGACTATTTCGCGCGGCACCCGGCCCCGCTGACGCCGCAGGATCTGGCCGCGCACAATTGCATCAACCTGCGCATGCTCAGTTCGGGCGGTCTGTATGCCTGGGAATTGGAGCAGGGTGACCGCGAGCTGCGCGTCCGCGTCGAGGGGCAGTTCGCCTGCAACAACTCGACGATGATCGTGCGCGCGGCCGCGAGCGGGCTTGGCCTCGGCTTCGTGATGGAAAGCGCGGTGAGCGAGCATCTGCGCGACGGGCGGCTGGTGCGCGTGCTGCAGGAATGGTGCCCGTCCTTTCCGGGCTACCACCTCTATTATCCGAGCCGGCGTCAGCCTTCGGCGGCGTTTTCGCTGCTGGTGGAAGCGCTGCGCTATCGCGATTAG
- a CDS encoding PepSY-associated TM helix domain-containing protein codes for MTAAPARKPKRRWRGWWLKQLHTWHWMSAAVSLIGMLLFAITGITLNHAASIDATPVVADKAGMLPPALLPQLKTPAAGDAPLPAPVAAAVKQAVGLDPAGKPGEWSDAEVYVALPRPGGDGWVSIDRTSGRITSEKTDRGWIAYLNDLHKGRNSGAAWSWFIDIFAVACVLFTLTGLLLLQLHARHRPTTWPIVAAGLIVPVLLAIIFIH; via the coding sequence ATCACCGCCGCGCCCGCGCGCAAGCCGAAACGCAGATGGCGTGGCTGGTGGCTGAAGCAGTTGCACACCTGGCACTGGATGAGCGCCGCCGTGTCGCTGATCGGCATGCTGTTGTTCGCGATCACCGGCATCACGCTGAACCATGCCGCATCGATCGACGCCACGCCGGTCGTGGCCGACAAGGCCGGCATGCTGCCGCCCGCGCTCCTGCCGCAGTTGAAGACGCCCGCCGCCGGCGACGCCCCGCTGCCCGCGCCGGTCGCCGCCGCCGTGAAGCAGGCGGTCGGCCTCGATCCCGCCGGCAAGCCGGGCGAATGGTCCGACGCGGAGGTCTATGTCGCTTTGCCCCGCCCCGGCGGCGACGGCTGGGTCAGCATCGATCGCACCAGCGGCAGGATCACGTCCGAAAAGACCGATCGCGGCTGGATCGCCTATCTCAACGATCTCCACAAGGGCCGCAATTCGGGTGCGGCATGGAGCTGGTTCATCGACATCTTCGCCGTCGCGTGCGTGCTGTTCACGCTCACCGGCCTGTTGCTGCTGCAACTCCATGCGCGGCACCGCCCGACGACCTGGCCGATCGTCGCCGCCGGGCTGATCGTGCCCGTCCTGCTCGCCATCATCTTCATCCACTAA
- a CDS encoding TonB-dependent receptor, producing the protein MKTGFWLSVSAAALISAGMTSGAAYAQNAPTTDPAAAATGGDDLSQEIVVTAERRSTSLQRTGVAASVLTGEDIVRKSISTVEQLQFATPSLTVNTSGQANSFNIRGIGKTEITSSVGVGVVTYRDGVATFPGYFQTEPYYDLASVEVLRGPQGTFAGGNATGGAVFITETNPSFDRVKGYALAQYGNYNDAKVQGAINLPISDTLALRFAGNYERRDTFFKVTGPWTGNPGDLDAISGRASLLWQPDTHLRVLIKGDYNKINYGGFPNTPAYFGTAAAPILNTSDPFFVTSNAPLSGQDEFGRISANVSYTFDSGLTLRSITGYQKGTTQEELDADGTSTASNTFQDFANEKIFSQELNIVSPDTGRFTWLVGGYYQYDKYDFPVGNGYVSIATTGALRSLRIEGTNPHTALAAFGQVGYKLTDALQLTVGGRWSRTTSRNDVNYPILLNFGGPTNVPVTLTQHDFNANKNVDGKVALNWTVDPNNFFYAFVATGTKAGGLNGANLFGATPRGFVPEKVTDYELGYKGTLFDGHLRTQIGGYYNHYKNFQVTIVDPATPNYTSIFNVPNATKLYGLEASAQGSFDRFQFDFSTSISHSEVGQFFARDPRLGTTGTCDPVTGPASASGCIDLGGRRQSYSPQFTLSAGAQYAIPVRDGVTLTPRVDFAHISAVWGTLFQKPQLGDYLGERNILNAQLTLAMRGDWSIAGYGTNLTDQHYIGSLNGIRRLAAAPRQYGIRVTKTF; encoded by the coding sequence ATGAAGACGGGTTTCTGGCTGTCCGTATCGGCTGCCGCATTGATCAGCGCCGGCATGACCAGCGGCGCGGCCTACGCACAAAATGCACCGACGACCGACCCTGCCGCAGCGGCGACGGGCGGCGACGACCTGTCGCAGGAAATCGTCGTCACCGCCGAGCGGCGCTCGACCAGCCTGCAGCGCACCGGCGTCGCGGCGAGCGTGCTGACCGGCGAGGATATCGTGCGCAAGAGCATCAGCACGGTCGAGCAGCTTCAGTTCGCCACGCCCTCGCTGACCGTCAATACGTCGGGCCAGGCCAACAGCTTCAACATCCGCGGTATCGGCAAGACCGAGATTACCAGCTCGGTCGGCGTCGGCGTCGTCACGTATCGCGACGGCGTCGCGACCTTCCCGGGATATTTCCAGACCGAGCCCTATTACGATCTCGCCTCGGTCGAGGTTCTGCGCGGACCGCAGGGCACCTTCGCCGGCGGTAACGCGACCGGTGGCGCGGTGTTCATCACCGAGACCAACCCTTCGTTCGATCGCGTGAAGGGCTATGCCCTGGCGCAATACGGCAATTACAACGATGCCAAGGTTCAGGGCGCGATCAACCTGCCGATCAGCGACACGCTGGCGCTGCGTTTTGCCGGTAATTACGAACGCCGCGACACCTTCTTCAAGGTGACCGGGCCGTGGACCGGCAATCCGGGCGACCTGGATGCGATCAGCGGGCGTGCGAGCCTGTTGTGGCAGCCCGACACGCATCTGCGCGTGCTGATCAAGGGCGATTACAACAAGATCAATTATGGCGGTTTCCCGAATACGCCGGCCTATTTCGGCACGGCGGCGGCACCGATCCTGAACACCAGCGATCCGTTCTTCGTCACCAGCAATGCGCCGCTGTCCGGCCAGGACGAGTTCGGGCGCATCTCGGCGAACGTCAGCTATACGTTCGACAGCGGCCTGACGCTGCGGTCGATCACCGGCTATCAGAAGGGAACGACGCAGGAGGAACTGGATGCGGACGGCACCAGCACCGCGAGCAACACGTTCCAGGACTTCGCCAACGAGAAGATCTTCTCGCAGGAGCTGAACATCGTGTCGCCCGATACCGGCCGGTTCACCTGGCTGGTCGGCGGCTACTACCAATACGACAAATATGATTTCCCGGTCGGCAACGGGTACGTGTCGATCGCGACGACCGGCGCGCTGCGTTCGCTGCGCATCGAAGGCACCAACCCGCACACCGCGCTCGCCGCGTTCGGCCAGGTCGGCTACAAGCTGACCGACGCTCTGCAGCTCACCGTCGGCGGCCGCTGGTCGCGCACGACCTCGCGCAACGACGTGAACTATCCGATCCTGCTCAATTTCGGGGGGCCGACGAACGTCCCCGTGACGCTGACGCAGCACGATTTCAACGCCAACAAGAATGTCGATGGCAAGGTCGCGCTGAACTGGACGGTCGATCCGAACAACTTCTTCTACGCCTTCGTCGCCACCGGCACGAAAGCGGGCGGGCTGAACGGTGCCAATCTGTTCGGGGCGACGCCGCGTGGGTTCGTGCCGGAGAAGGTGACGGACTACGAACTGGGCTACAAGGGCACGCTGTTCGACGGCCATCTGCGCACGCAGATCGGCGGCTATTACAACCATTACAAGAATTTCCAGGTCACGATCGTCGATCCGGCCACGCCGAACTACACGTCGATCTTCAACGTGCCCAACGCGACCAAGCTCTACGGCCTCGAAGCCTCGGCGCAGGGATCGTTCGACCGTTTCCAGTTCGATTTCTCGACCTCGATCTCGCATTCCGAAGTCGGACAGTTCTTCGCCCGCGATCCGCGGCTTGGGACGACCGGCACCTGCGATCCCGTGACCGGTCCGGCGTCGGCGTCTGGCTGTATCGATCTGGGTGGTCGACGCCAGAGCTACTCGCCGCAGTTCACGCTGAGTGCGGGCGCTCAATATGCGATCCCCGTCCGCGACGGCGTCACGCTCACGCCGCGGGTTGATTTCGCGCATATCTCGGCGGTCTGGGGCACGCTGTTCCAGAAGCCGCAGCTCGGCGACTATCTGGGCGAGCGCAACATCCTGAACGCGCAGCTGACGCTGGCGATGCGCGGCGACTGGTCGATCGCGGGGTACGGCACCAACCTGACCGACCAGCATTATATCGGTTCGCTGAATGGTATCCGTCGCCTGGCGGCGGCACCGCGCCAGTACGGCATCCGCGTGACCAAGACCTTCTGA